A region of Paractinoplanes abujensis DNA encodes the following proteins:
- a CDS encoding helix-turn-helix domain-containing protein has translation MNQLGEAIRAWRSRLDPAAAGLAHHAPRRVPGLRRAELAGLAGISVEYVVQLEQGRAASPSAQVCSSLARALRLSADEHAHLMRLAGQPAGPHHIPRLVPDSLHRIIGQLDHNPTAVFDAVWQLLHWNPLFAATMGDPTRHTGGSRNAMIWQFEDEPTRVRHTEAERDAFEASLVADLRATSSRFPHDPEIPALITRLRRSSRFRALWDQPSVAPIPSSAKVVDHPAVGAIALDSNVLTTEEAGLRVLVYTPRPGTDARSKLTLLAAVGTQDLSAEQFR, from the coding sequence ATGAACCAGCTCGGCGAGGCGATCCGGGCCTGGCGCAGCCGCCTCGACCCGGCCGCCGCCGGGCTCGCCCACCACGCGCCGCGCCGGGTCCCCGGCCTGCGCCGCGCTGAACTGGCCGGCCTGGCCGGCATCTCCGTCGAATACGTCGTCCAGCTCGAACAGGGCCGCGCGGCCTCCCCGTCGGCCCAGGTCTGCTCGTCCCTGGCCCGGGCGTTACGCCTCTCCGCCGACGAGCACGCGCACCTCATGCGTCTGGCCGGGCAGCCCGCCGGGCCGCACCACATCCCCCGGCTCGTCCCCGACAGCCTGCACCGCATCATCGGCCAGCTCGACCACAACCCGACCGCGGTGTTCGACGCGGTCTGGCAGCTGCTCCACTGGAACCCGCTGTTCGCCGCCACGATGGGCGACCCCACCCGGCACACCGGTGGCAGCCGCAACGCGATGATCTGGCAGTTCGAGGACGAGCCGACCCGGGTGCGGCACACCGAGGCCGAACGCGACGCCTTCGAGGCGTCACTGGTGGCCGACCTGCGGGCGACGAGCAGCCGCTTCCCCCACGACCCCGAGATCCCCGCGCTGATCACTCGGCTGCGCCGCAGCTCCCGCTTCCGCGCCCTGTGGGACCAGCCGTCGGTGGCCCCGATCCCCAGCTCGGCCAAGGTCGTCGACCACCCGGCCGTGGGGGCGATCGCCCTCGACTCCAACGTCCTGACCACCGAGGAAGCCGGCTTGCGGGTGCTGGTCTACACCCCGCGACCCGGCACCGACGCCCGCAGCAAACTCACCCTGCTGGCCGCCGTCGGCACCCAGGACCTGAGCGCCGAGCAGTTCCGTTGA